A genomic stretch from Deferribacterota bacterium includes:
- a CDS encoding Na+/H+ antiporter NhaC family protein — VPLAFSLNPSHEYLIINISAVLTGAIFGDHCSPISDTTILSSMGGACDLIDHTKTQINYAIFIGLLTLLTCYIPAVSGINIFIIFLVNILLIISVLLLFGKKP; from the coding sequence GTACCTTTGGCATTTAGTTTAAATCCATCCCATGAATACCTTATAATTAATATTAGTGCTGTATTAACGGGTGCAATCTTTGGGGATCACTGCTCACCTATATCAGATACAACAATATTATCGTCAATGGGTGGAGCATGTGATCTTATTGATCATACAAAAACACAGATTAATTATGCTATATTTATTGGGCTTTTGACATTATTAACCTGTTATATACCAGCTGTTTCTGGAATAAATATTTTTATTATATTTTTAGTTAATATTTTATTAATAATATCTGTTCTCTTGTTGTTTGGTAAAAAACCATAA
- a CDS encoding ABC transporter transmembrane domain-containing protein, producing MNNIEKNKFKNLKRLLAFLKPYKFRLITALLATLVVSATTGAMAYIVEPIMNYIFVNKESTYLYILPLAVIFIFIVRGSFQVYQDYQMKYCSLKILEEMRNRLYSKIIRLPIEFFDRSQVGFLMSRVVNDVEIIRNSIPVLSRLVKRIFTVFILIGVAFYQSYFLTLCSLVVLPLVAYPIYYINKKLRKFSNKRQSKVADMSSILQEIFSSMLVIKSSTSEKKEIDKFNKENKRLRKVTMKREIYNLITSPIMELCLGIGLSIVLVFGGSLVINGEMTAGDLFSFITAISLVFNPLTKIGNANIMLQEAIIGAERVFSILDSPDIKEEELGKIELKEPFNSLSFKNIYFTYPGSNEPALKNITFEIKRGEKVAIVGPSGSGKSTIVKLITQFYKPNKGTILINDKDIKNFTLESIRKYVSIVTQGSTLFNTTIKENITYGTDCDDINKIRNVANASYADKFIRNLPKGYETLIGERGSTLSEGQKQRIIIARALLKDPELLILDEATSALDSESEFLVRKALENLLKNRTAIIIAHRLTTILNANRIIVLNKGEIVDKGTHTELLNRCDLYKKLYNLEFSSNSDNENINIL from the coding sequence ATGAATAATATAGAAAAAAATAAATTTAAAAACTTAAAGAGATTGTTAGCATTTTTAAAACCTTATAAATTTAGACTAATTACAGCTCTATTAGCAACGCTTGTTGTCTCAGCCACCACAGGCGCAATGGCGTATATTGTTGAGCCAATAATGAATTATATTTTTGTCAACAAGGAGAGCACCTATCTATATATATTGCCTTTGGCTGTAATATTTATTTTTATTGTAAGAGGTTCCTTCCAAGTATACCAAGACTATCAGATGAAATATTGTTCACTAAAAATATTAGAAGAGATGAGGAATAGATTATACAGTAAAATAATAAGGCTACCTATTGAATTTTTCGATAGATCACAAGTTGGTTTCTTAATGTCTAGGGTGGTTAATGATGTTGAGATTATTAGAAATAGCATTCCCGTGTTGTCTCGTTTAGTGAAAAGGATATTTACAGTGTTTATATTAATAGGTGTAGCTTTTTATCAAAGTTACTTTTTAACACTTTGCTCATTAGTTGTCCTACCTTTAGTAGCCTACCCGATTTATTATATAAATAAAAAACTTAGGAAATTTTCCAATAAGAGACAATCAAAAGTAGCTGATATGTCTTCAATACTACAAGAAATATTTAGCTCAATGCTAGTAATAAAATCCTCTACATCAGAAAAGAAAGAGATTGACAAGTTTAACAAAGAAAATAAGCGTCTAAGAAAGGTTACAATGAAAAGAGAGATCTATAATTTAATAACCTCTCCTATAATGGAGCTATGTCTTGGCATTGGCTTAAGTATTGTCTTAGTATTTGGTGGTTCACTGGTTATAAATGGTGAAATGACAGCTGGTGATTTATTTTCTTTTATTACTGCCATATCGTTGGTATTTAATCCACTTACAAAAATTGGTAATGCAAATATTATGCTACAAGAAGCAATAATAGGCGCTGAAAGGGTTTTTTCTATTCTAGACTCACCAGACATTAAAGAGGAAGAATTGGGGAAAATTGAACTAAAAGAGCCTTTTAATTCTTTATCTTTTAAAAATATATATTTTACATACCCCGGCTCAAATGAGCCAGCCCTAAAAAATATAACCTTTGAGATAAAAAGGGGTGAAAAAGTTGCTATTGTTGGCCCATCAGGCTCAGGCAAAAGTACCATTGTTAAGCTAATTACCCAATTTTATAAACCAAATAAAGGAACAATCCTAATTAATGATAAGGATATTAAAAATTTCACATTAGAAAGCATAAGAAAATATGTTAGTATTGTAACCCAGGGTAGCACCCTTTTCAACACAACAATCAAGGAAAATATCACTTACGGTACTGACTGTGATGATATCAACAAAATAAGAAACGTAGCCAATGCTTCATATGCAGATAAATTTATAAGAAATTTACCAAAGGGTTATGAAACATTGATCGGTGAGCGCGGCTCAACCCTTTCAGAAGGCCAAAAACAACGCATTATTATAGCAAGAGCACTTTTAAAAGATCCTGAACTTCTTATATTAGACGAAGCTACATCAGCACTTGATAGCGAATCAGAATTTCTTGTTAGAAAAGCCTTGGAAAATCTACTAAAAAATAGAACAGCAATAATAATAGCTCATAGATTAACAACAATCTTGAATGCTAATAGGATAATTGTATTAAATAAAGGAGAAATAGTTGATAAAGGCACTCATACTGAATTATTAAATAGGTGTGACCTCTATAAAAAACTCTACAATCTCGAATTTTCCTCTAATAGCGACAATGAAAACATTAATATATTGTAA
- a CDS encoding tetratricopeptide repeat protein has product MKIKLIILLIMLFFVSFPFISGASSGNMVKDELIYTINEYIKKAEVLDEDSDNRYTYFKRASKLAEDIIKKYPNDDTGYAYLAYTLGSTMEQAPFYEKIELAKKVEKAAEKAIEINENNHMALFILGMINKEASEIEGFQKTLAKQFLNDIIKNASFKRAIEYFEKAVNLDKNNAQYLYEMAKTYEEIDKIERAKNIYRKLLNLEITNKKEQKYVERARKRIDKLEKFSLLYE; this is encoded by the coding sequence ATGAAAATTAAATTAATAATATTATTGATAATGCTTTTTTTTGTGTCTTTTCCCTTTATCTCTGGTGCATCCTCTGGAAATATGGTTAAAGATGAGTTAATTTATACAATTAATGAGTATATAAAAAAAGCTGAGGTCTTAGATGAAGATAGTGATAATAGGTATACCTATTTTAAAAGAGCTTCAAAGCTTGCAGAGGATATAATTAAAAAATACCCTAATGATGATACGGGTTATGCCTATTTAGCCTATACGTTAGGCTCTACAATGGAACAAGCACCCTTTTATGAAAAGATAGAACTTGCAAAAAAAGTAGAAAAGGCAGCTGAAAAGGCTATAGAGATAAATGAAAACAATCATATGGCATTGTTTATTTTGGGGATGATTAATAAAGAAGCTAGCGAAATCGAGGGCTTTCAAAAAACACTAGCAAAACAGTTCCTAAATGATATTATTAAAAATGCCTCCTTTAAGAGAGCTATAGAATATTTTGAAAAAGCAGTTAACCTTGATAAAAATAATGCCCAATACCTCTATGAAATGGCAAAAACTTACGAAGAAATAGATAAAATTGAAAGAGCTAAAAATATATATAGAAAATTATTAAACCTTGAAATTACTAATAAAAAAGAGCAGAAGTATGTTGAAAGAGCAAGAAAAAGGATAGATAAACTAGAAAAATTTTCACTATTATATGAATAA
- a CDS encoding NTP transferase domain-containing protein, with translation MFISIVLAGERIGKGQKNELLEYCGVKAKSLININDKPMILYVLEALLKSNLIKDIYVIGPALLMEESWQLQKLEKENKIKFRKQMLSPAESVLSILKELNNENVFITTSDNVLLKLGWIDFFLNGAFKSGKDVLMAVNDYNRVVEKFPDTKRTVLKFRDISFCFCNLFAVMNENGYKVIELWRKVENMRKNPLKIARMIMPVWGLILFSMGLLSSKKAFKKMSKKLDADVGIIKMPYPEACIDVDKIEDLELVKKIINQ, from the coding sequence ATGTTTATATCAATAGTTTTAGCAGGTGAAAGAATAGGGAAAGGGCAGAAAAATGAATTATTAGAATATTGTGGGGTAAAAGCAAAATCCCTGATCAATATAAATGATAAACCTATGATTTTATATGTATTAGAAGCCCTATTGAAGAGCAATTTAATTAAAGACATCTATGTTATTGGGCCAGCGTTGCTTATGGAAGAATCTTGGCAACTACAAAAACTAGAGAAAGAAAATAAAATTAAATTTAGAAAGCAGATGTTATCCCCTGCTGAAAGCGTTTTGTCGATTTTAAAGGAATTAAATAATGAAAATGTTTTTATAACAACTTCAGATAACGTATTATTAAAGTTAGGGTGGATAGATTTTTTTCTAAATGGGGCATTCAAGAGCGGAAAGGATGTGTTGATGGCAGTTAATGATTATAATAGGGTAGTAGAGAAATTCCCTGATACTAAAAGGACAGTTTTAAAATTTAGAGATATCTCTTTTTGCTTTTGCAATCTCTTTGCTGTTATGAATGAAAATGGTTATAAGGTGATAGAGCTTTGGAGAAAAGTTGAAAATATGAGAAAGAACCCTTTAAAAATAGCAAGGATGATTATGCCAGTGTGGGGTCTTATCTTGTTTTCAATGGGCTTATTGAGCTCAAAAAAAGCATTTAAGAAAATGTCTAAAAAATTAGATGCAGATGTTGGCATAATAAAAATGCCCTATCCTGAAGCCTGTATTGACGTTGATAAAATTGAGGATCTTGAGCTGGTTAAAAAGATAATAAACCAATGA
- a CDS encoding phospholipase D-like domain-containing protein, which produces MKVYFGGPDKPPFYLRNILAEKIDLIGKKGEIFWVTYYFRDLDLANKLIKAAERGANVTVVLERRPRVKDCNDEVFNLLKESSKVKIKYIEHSKPHRGIFGGMPRIHEKVYYFKNDFETSVFIGSFNPSSKINNDDKRIIDLIGDQYRGHNFLVEIDEKHLIEGLYNHCKNIVQINHGIIENFKKKDKCICDTDTKIHFFPWAGKKCVTDFFYAAEKGDRVYIAVSHISLFGIARILYKLKRKGVRLDIISHDTERRFPERIERQLKKYSINYMRYIHPKRYPMHNKFIIIEKKNEQFVGFGSLNLSNRSIYENHEIFAVTNNDTMVEAFKKRWYEIYYEIINNKYS; this is translated from the coding sequence ATGAAAGTATATTTTGGAGGTCCTGACAAGCCCCCATTTTATTTAAGGAATATATTAGCTGAAAAAATTGATTTAATTGGTAAAAAGGGGGAGATTTTTTGGGTAACCTACTATTTTAGAGATTTAGATTTAGCTAATAAACTTATAAAGGCAGCTGAAAGAGGGGCAAATGTGACAGTTGTATTGGAGAGACGTCCCAGGGTAAAAGATTGCAATGATGAAGTGTTTAATCTATTAAAAGAAAGCTCCAAAGTGAAGATTAAGTATATAGAGCATAGTAAGCCCCACAGAGGGATATTTGGTGGTATGCCTAGAATTCATGAAAAAGTTTATTATTTTAAAAACGATTTTGAAACATCCGTTTTTATAGGAAGTTTTAACCCATCTAGTAAAATAAATAATGATGATAAAAGAATCATTGATTTGATAGGTGATCAATATAGGGGCCACAATTTTTTAGTGGAAATTGATGAAAAGCATTTAATAGAGGGCCTCTATAATCATTGTAAAAATATTGTGCAAATAAATCATGGCATTATTGAGAATTTTAAGAAAAAAGATAAGTGTATATGTGATACGGATACTAAAATACATTTTTTTCCATGGGCGGGAAAAAAATGTGTTACAGATTTTTTTTATGCAGCAGAAAAGGGCGATAGGGTTTATATAGCAGTATCCCATATATCTCTTTTTGGTATTGCTAGGATATTGTATAAATTGAAAAGAAAGGGGGTAAGACTGGATATCATCTCCCATGACACTGAGAGGCGTTTTCCAGAAAGGATTGAAAGGCAACTAAAAAAATACTCTATAAACTATATGAGGTATATACATCCAAAAAGATATCCAATGCACAATAAGTTTATAATAATAGAAAAAAAGAATGAGCAATTTGTGGGTTTTGGAAGTTTAAATTTGTCAAATAGATCAATATATGAGAATCACGAAATATTTGCTGTTACAAATAATGATACAATGGTTGAAGCATTTAAAAAAAGGTGGTATGAAATCTATTATGAAATAATTAATAATAAATACTCTTAG
- a CDS encoding metallophosphoesterase encodes MIRIAHLSDLHINNVSKITYKELFSKRLCGYCFWKSKKHKLFDYFIFDEIKKDIGLEKPDHIVITGDLTQLCTASEFKKARNYIQTLGANENITIIPGNHDFYTFAGKSLFYKEFCDFFSVNNYIDTKNYLPFVKIIGNCAIIGINSAVVTPPFFSYGHLKKSQLEHLGLILKKLQYSYFNILLIHHPPIKGIIYKTKSLLNSRELIRILETGSINLVLHGHIHRFNLSYFNYRETNIPIISAPAMAFKSNIGIRSGGYNMYKLYNCDKKWKIDLERKVYNIEKKSFDTEVIKVL; translated from the coding sequence ATGATACGTATAGCCCATTTAAGTGATTTACATATAAATAATGTTAGCAAAATAACCTACAAAGAACTATTCTCTAAAAGGTTGTGTGGTTATTGTTTTTGGAAATCTAAAAAGCATAAACTCTTTGATTATTTTATATTCGATGAGATTAAAAAGGATATAGGTTTAGAAAAACCCGACCATATAGTAATAACTGGTGATTTAACACAGTTGTGTACGGCCAGTGAATTTAAAAAAGCAAGAAATTATATTCAAACATTAGGTGCTAATGAAAATATAACAATAATTCCAGGAAACCATGATTTTTATACATTTGCCGGTAAAAGTTTATTCTATAAAGAATTTTGTGATTTTTTTTCAGTAAATAACTATATTGATACTAAAAATTATCTCCCCTTTGTGAAAATAATAGGAAATTGTGCAATAATAGGTATAAATTCAGCAGTAGTAACACCCCCATTTTTCTCCTATGGCCATTTGAAGAAATCCCAATTGGAGCATTTAGGGTTAATATTAAAAAAACTTCAGTATAGCTATTTTAATATCCTTTTAATACACCACCCACCAATAAAGGGTATAATCTATAAAACTAAAAGCTTGTTAAATAGTAGAGAACTTATAAGGATTTTAGAGACAGGTTCAATTAATTTAGTGCTTCATGGTCATATACACCGTTTTAATCTAAGCTATTTTAACTATAGAGAAACTAATATTCCAATTATCAGTGCTCCTGCTATGGCATTTAAATCTAATATAGGTATTCGTAGTGGTGGCTATAACATGTATAAATTATATAACTGCGATAAAAAATGGAAAATAGATCTAGAAAGAAAGGTGTACAATATAGAAAAAAAGTCATTTGACACTGAAGTAATTAAGGTATTATAG
- a CDS encoding LptF/LptG family permease has translation MKIKLINKTIYKSYLNIFLLVTFILSALFSFIVLSEQLDYLGVGYFNLGHAVIFVILTLPNRMVEFSPMSAIISTILTLENLIRHRELIAIKSSGGTNRYIINIFLKISFISLIIIFFAIEFITPILDQYANKIKVAAISKNENLVLSDEGFWAKDKNKFVNIKKIKPGNILQDIRIFKIDGDTKALSNIIYAERGTIESKNRLILNNITVKSFTEKGIEINTYSEKIIKFDIALFEKELISIPIEAASLSELMVQVKELKKRGENYDYILSVFWQKLSIPFAVTAMILFCLPFFINRLPARGELGIEIALAILGGSLIYFLKYILGYIVLIFNIDPFFLIMGPILAILIIDFFLLINVVE, from the coding sequence ATGAAAATTAAATTAATTAATAAAACTATATACAAAAGTTATTTAAATATATTTTTACTGGTAACCTTTATATTATCAGCACTTTTCTCGTTTATAGTACTATCAGAGCAGCTTGATTATTTGGGAGTGGGTTATTTTAATCTAGGCCATGCAGTTATATTTGTAATATTAACCTTGCCAAACAGAATGGTTGAGTTTTCTCCTATGAGCGCAATCATTTCAACTATATTAACACTGGAAAACCTAATAAGACATCGCGAATTAATAGCCATCAAATCTTCAGGGGGTACTAATAGGTATATAATTAATATATTTTTGAAAATATCATTTATATCTTTAATTATAATCTTTTTTGCAATAGAATTTATAACTCCCATCCTTGATCAATATGCTAATAAAATTAAAGTTGCAGCTATCTCAAAAAATGAAAATCTCGTGCTCAGTGATGAGGGTTTTTGGGCAAAAGATAAAAACAAATTTGTTAATATAAAAAAAATTAAGCCAGGAAATATTCTGCAGGATATACGAATATTTAAAATCGATGGAGATACAAAAGCCCTGTCAAACATTATATATGCAGAAAGAGGCACGATTGAATCTAAAAATAGACTAATCCTAAATAATATAACAGTAAAAAGTTTTACCGAAAAAGGGATAGAGATAAATACCTACAGTGAAAAAATAATAAAGTTTGATATTGCTCTTTTTGAGAAAGAGCTCATATCAATACCAATTGAAGCTGCCTCTCTAAGTGAGCTAATGGTTCAGGTAAAGGAGCTAAAAAAAAGGGGCGAGAATTACGATTACATATTATCTGTCTTTTGGCAAAAATTAAGTATTCCCTTTGCTGTAACGGCAATGATCTTATTCTGCTTACCCTTTTTTATAAACAGATTGCCTGCAAGAGGAGAATTGGGTATTGAAATAGCCTTGGCAATATTAGGTGGTTCTCTTATATACTTCCTCAAATATATACTAGGCTACATAGTATTAATATTTAATATTGATCCATTTTTTCTTATTATGGGACCAATCTTGGCTATATTGATAATAGATTTTTTCCTACTTATCAATGTAGTTGAATAA
- the lptF gene encoding LPS export ABC transporter permease LptF, producing MSFFLKKFKLPLLYKYVIFEIIKPFILILLLLHIIIFIHTSYDYLQKVASGVITKSVLFPLIFFENIISLEVLIPLSFYLGCIIILSRMDDNSELTAMLSSGFSSRKIFKPIIMLTISVAILSALLSNFIRPWSYKNIYLLEHYAKQTFDITRISKGHFISFDDGSKIIYADDKIKPNILKDVFLYTKSTKDEITDEIIYAKKAYLNEENNKLKDLLILEDGAIYMFNSGSGKETFSKFKNIYIDIGNTKSALEYESKASPTFELLSKNTNSNIAELEWRLTVPFMTLFLGLLSIALSRSSPRIKKRSQKIIIAILIYITYYNLYDIVEEWVKDGLIPAIPGTFWLTLLLFITYIYIRFKTSREYLY from the coding sequence ATGTCTTTTTTTCTTAAAAAATTTAAATTACCATTATTATACAAATATGTTATCTTTGAAATAATTAAACCCTTTATATTAATTTTGTTATTACTGCATATAATTATTTTTATTCATACTTCCTATGACTATTTACAAAAGGTGGCCAGCGGCGTTATTACAAAATCTGTATTATTTCCTCTTATTTTTTTTGAGAATATTATCTCCCTTGAAGTATTGATCCCTCTATCTTTTTATCTAGGCTGCATAATTATACTCAGCAGAATGGATGACAATAGCGAGCTAACAGCGATGTTATCTTCCGGTTTTAGCTCAAGAAAAATTTTTAAACCCATAATTATGCTAACTATCTCAGTGGCTATATTAAGTGCTCTACTAAGTAATTTTATTAGACCATGGTCATATAAAAATATATACCTTCTTGAACACTATGCAAAGCAGACCTTTGATATAACTAGAATAAGCAAAGGACACTTTATATCCTTTGACGATGGTAGTAAGATAATTTATGCTGATGATAAAATAAAGCCAAATATTTTAAAAGATGTTTTTCTCTATACTAAAAGCACAAAAGACGAGATTACTGACGAAATAATATATGCAAAAAAAGCATATTTAAACGAGGAGAATAATAAGCTTAAAGATTTGCTTATTCTGGAAGATGGAGCTATATATATGTTTAACTCAGGGAGTGGTAAAGAAACATTCTCAAAATTTAAGAATATCTATATTGATATAGGCAACACTAAAAGTGCACTGGAATATGAATCAAAAGCGTCGCCAACCTTTGAACTTTTAAGTAAAAATACTAACAGCAATATTGCTGAGTTAGAATGGAGATTAACAGTCCCATTTATGACTTTATTTTTAGGCTTATTATCTATAGCACTCTCAAGGTCATCCCCAAGGATCAAAAAGCGCTCGCAAAAAATAATAATAGCAATTCTAATTTATATAACATATTACAACCTTTACGATATAGTCGAGGAATGGGTAAAGGATGGTTTAATACCAGCAATACCTGGCACTTTCTGGTTAACACTTCTATTATTTATTACCTATATCTATATAAGATTTAAAACAAGTAGAGAATATCTGTATTAA
- the tig gene encoding trigger factor, producing the protein MKIDVEDLKQSRKKLSIQIPSNKFDEAYDNRLERVRKEAKIPGFRKGKAPVDFVKKYYHNKIMSETLENVINNAIKEAVQEKGIAPLNMPTVKDFKFEDDRSISFNVIFDVYPECDIQKYKDFEFVEEIEEVVDSEIDRELEILRNQFATYSPKQEDESAESLDMINIDMVEIIDGEEEESKDFEFILDNNDFNRDFNDAIKGMKKGETKEFIVKYPDEHRDKKLAGKNVTYRVTLKEIKKKTLPDINDDFAKEVSENFETLEDLRADIKKKLYEHKKQRARNLLIEKIINKILEENPFDVPESLVNKEAENIAQMMIENYKQTYGEAILDKLPDKKGLIENMKSRAEFQIKSALVIFKVAEKENIKVSEEEIDEKIKEYAKNLNMELDKLKDLWKKNNVLQRIKDNILVDKIQDLLLNVNKVEQRYVKPKDDDNKKKGEE; encoded by the coding sequence ATGAAAATTGATGTTGAGGATCTAAAGCAATCGAGAAAGAAGTTGAGCATTCAGATTCCATCAAACAAGTTTGATGAAGCCTATGACAATAGGCTAGAAAGGGTTAGGAAGGAGGCGAAAATACCAGGTTTTAGAAAGGGTAAGGCCCCCGTTGATTTTGTTAAAAAGTATTATCATAACAAGATTATGAGTGAAACATTAGAAAATGTAATTAATAATGCAATAAAAGAAGCTGTTCAAGAAAAAGGTATAGCACCACTAAATATGCCCACTGTAAAAGATTTTAAGTTTGAAGATGATAGAAGTATCTCTTTTAATGTAATATTTGATGTGTATCCAGAGTGCGATATTCAAAAATATAAAGATTTTGAGTTTGTAGAAGAAATTGAAGAGGTTGTTGATAGCGAGATTGATAGAGAGTTAGAAATATTAAGGAATCAGTTTGCAACCTATAGCCCAAAACAGGAAGATGAAAGCGCTGAGAGCCTTGATATGATAAATATTGACATGGTTGAGATAATTGATGGAGAAGAGGAAGAAAGCAAGGACTTTGAGTTTATTTTAGATAATAATGATTTCAACAGAGATTTTAATGATGCTATTAAAGGGATGAAAAAGGGCGAAACAAAAGAGTTTATTGTAAAATACCCTGATGAACATAGAGATAAAAAATTAGCAGGCAAAAATGTTACTTATAGGGTAACACTTAAGGAGATAAAGAAGAAAACATTGCCAGATATTAATGATGACTTTGCTAAAGAGGTGAGCGAAAATTTTGAGACATTAGAAGATTTGAGGGCAGATATTAAAAAGAAACTATATGAGCATAAGAAGCAAAGAGCAAGAAATCTTTTAATAGAAAAGATAATTAATAAAATTTTAGAGGAGAACCCCTTTGACGTTCCAGAATCTTTGGTGAATAAAGAAGCTGAAAATATAGCTCAGATGATGATTGAAAATTATAAACAAACTTATGGTGAGGCTATCCTGGATAAATTGCCAGACAAGAAAGGATTGATAGAAAATATGAAATCAAGAGCTGAATTTCAAATAAAATCTGCATTAGTAATCTTTAAGGTTGCTGAAAAAGAAAATATTAAGGTTAGTGAAGAAGAGATTGATGAAAAAATCAAAGAGTATGCAAAGAATTTAAATATGGAACTTGATAAACTGAAAGATCTTTGGAAGAAAAATAATGTGTTACAAAGAATTAAGGACAATATACTAGTAGATAAAATTCAAGATTTATTATTGAATGTAAATAAGGTTGAACAAAGATATGTAAAGCCCAAGGATGACGATAATAAGAAAAAAGGAGAAGAATAA